Genomic segment of Rhodococcus rhodochrous:
TAGACCCCGGTGTACGCGACCTGCTCGGCGAGCTGCGCCCATCGTGCCCGTGAAGTCGGCGTGAAGTGCTCGGCGCGCTGGAAGGTGCCGAGCACGATCGTCTCCGGTCCGGCTCCCACCGCGTTGGTCTCGAGCAGCTTGCTCATCGACACCAGAAGCCGCTTGAAACTGCGCGTGCGCCTGCGCCCTTCGGACGCCAGGGCGAAGGGGGTGAGTTCGGGATCGTCCGGAACGGCAGGTCGCGGACGCAGCGACATGGGCTCGACGTCCGAATCCGATTGCGAGGCATCTCCGCTCGCAGCCACCGTCGGATACAGCGCGCCCATTCCGTATTCGGCGGCCAATCCCAGAGCGCGGCGGCGATGCAGTTCCGAATCGACACCCTGCGCGATGACGACCGCGCTGCTGGATTCGGTGTACGCGGCGACGGCGTGTGCGATCCTCGCCGTCGAGGCGTCGGCCGCACGCGCGATCAGGGCCGGCGACGTGATGATCACATCCGGTTCGACGAGCGGCAGCAGCGCGAGGGCCTGGACACGCGCTCCCACACCGTCCACCGCGACGAGCATGCCGGCGGTGCGCGCCGCCGCGATGGTGCGCAGCGTCCTGGCAGGGGCGGCGATCAGCGCCTGTTCGGTGATGAGCACGACCGTCGTCGGGCTCCGGCGGTCATCGAGCGCGCCGAGTTCGTCGAGGGAATCGAGATCGAGGGTGACCAGATGCGGCACGGCCGACTCGACGTGCCGGCCGGCCCTGCGCCATTTGATGCGGTCCAGCTGCGACTTCTGGTGCATGGCCCGGGCGGCCTCGCTCAGCGCGGTGGCGTCGTGCAACGATGATCCTCCCGGACCACGCAGTTGCAGTTCGACGGCGGACAGCGCACCGCTGCCGAGCCGGTGGATGGGGGCGAGCTCCGTCTCCACGGTGAGGCCGCCGAACGCGGCCTCCGCGTCGGCGGCAGCGTCGGCAGGAACAGCGCTCATGGATCCAGCATCCCATCTCCGGCCACCGATCGTCCGCTCGGGCCGACGGAGCCGGGAACATAGGATATTTCCGCAGCTCAGAACACCTACGTTATAGAACCGTGATGTTGCGTTATCGTTCCGTTATGGAACGGGTCGTCGGGAAGCGACCTCCGTCGGACAGGCTCTGTGCAAGCCCGAGGCGAGTTCTCACCGCGACCCCGACGTTCTCACCACGACCCCAGCAGGCCGACCGTCTGTTCGTGATCCAGCCCGCACCGGACGGCACGAATCCACGCCGACAGGAGACCGCAATGAGCACACGTACGAGCACCACCCGCAGGATCGTCACCCACACCGGCGCACTCTCACGAGTCGGTGCAGCGACGATCGCCCGAGCACCGCGCTACCGTCTCGACGTCCACTCGCCCTCCCGTCGCTGCAGTGTCCTGCGGGCGAAGGGCGATCTCGACATGACCGCCCGAGCGGAGTTCGCCTCCACTCTCGGCGACCTCGCACACTCGGGCGACCACGTCGTCGTCGACCTGTCCGAGGTGACCTTCATGTACTCCGAGGTCGCCTCGATGCTTGCCGATGCCGTTCACATCCGGCCCGGCCGTTTCCATGCCGTCGCACCCACGCGCCAGGTGCGCATGCTGCTCGACATCCTCGCTCCCGACCTCGACGTCACCGACCGCACCGAGTGCGACACGGCCGGGAGCACGTCCGCCGCCTGACGACGGCGACCGGCGGCGGTCAGCGCGCCGGGCCACCCGTGATCAACGCCCACACCTCCTCGGCCTCACCGGCCGCGGCGAGCAGTTCGGAATCCCACGACGCGACCGTGCCGAATTCGCTGCGCCACGACAGGATCCGGTTGGCGTGCCGATGCAGCTCGTGTTCCATCGTGAAGCCGATCGCGCCGAGCGCCTGATGGGCGTTGCGGGCGACGACGGAGGCCGCATGTCCGGCACACGACGCGGCCGCTGCGATCGCGAAGCGGGTCGACGCGTCACCGAAACCTCCCGCGACAACGGCATCGACCGCACCGTCCGCGGCGGCGTGCACGAGCGAGGCCTCGGTGGCAATGTCGGCGACGAGCGCCTGCACCGCCTGGAACTTGCCCAGCGGACGACCGAACTGCACGCGCGCGGTGGTGTGGTCGACGACGAGCTCGAGGATCCGATCCATCGCACCCGCGGTGGCCAGCGCACGGACGAGCGCGCCCCGGTAGCGGAACTCGTCGACGGTGCCCGCCGGAACGTCACGTCCCGACAGGGTCGACAGGTCGACGCACACGTGGTCGCGGGGCTCCGCCGCCAGGTTGACGGCCTCGACGATCTCGACATCGCCGCGAGCGACCTCGGCGACCTGCCATCCCTGCGGTGACTCCCACAACACGACGATCGAGTCCGCGAACCGGGCCCACGGCACGTGGCGTGCGCGGCCGTCGGCGTCGAGCACCGCGGCGGTACGCACCGCCGGCGCCGCCTCGAGGCCCGCCTGCTCGAGGAGCCAACCCGCGAGCAGATCGTTCTCGGCCACCGGCACGGCAGCAGCAGCGCTGCCGGCGGCCTCGAGCAGCAGGGCGGCCTCGAGCCATCCCGCGCCGCTTCCGCCGCTCTCCTCCGAACCCGTGAGCCGATCGAGGCCGAGCTCGGTGAGGGTGCTCCACAGGGCACGATCGAGTTCGACGACCTCCCCGATGCGGTGGTCGTCACCCGAGGTGAACACCTCGGACAACATCTGTGCGAAATCGCGCAGTTCCGTCGACTGCAGTGCGTCCTGCCCGCTCATCTCATCCCCAATCCTCGTGCGATGACCCCGCGGAGGATCTCGCTCGTGCCGCCGCGCAGTGTGAAGCCCGGTCGTTGCATGACGCCTGCCCGGACGAGCTCGGCCAGATGTGCGTCGGCCGCGGTGTATCCCGCGATCTCGTCGGCGAGATCCGCCAGGTCACCTTCGGTCTTCGTGCCGAGCACCTTCACGACCGACGCCGCGAGTTCGGCGTTCTCGCCACGTTCGAGGGACTCGGAGACCGCGGTTGACATGCGATGCAGGCCCGCCATGCGCCCGATGGTCGCTCCGATGCGGGTGTCCGCTTCGACGCTGCCGTCGGCCACACCGTGCACGAGGGATTCGAGCACCCCGAAGGTCGACAGGAAACGTTCGGGACCGCTGCGCTCGTAACCGAGCTCGCTCGTCACCTGCTCCCAGCCGGCGCCGATCTGCCCGAGCACCAGGTCGTCCGGGACGAAGACGTCGTCGAGCAGCACCTCGTTGAAGTGGTGGTCGCCGGACATCGACAGGATCGGGCGGATGGTCACGCCCGGGGAGTCGAGCAGCACGATGAACTGGCTCAGCCCGTCGTGACGGTGCGCCGGATCGAGCGGTGCGGAGCGCGCGAGGCCGAAGAAGGCGTCGGCGTGGTGCGCCCCGGACGTCCACAACTTGGTGCCGGAGATCCGCCACCCACCGTCCACCTGCGTGGCCTTCGTCTTGACGCTCGCGAGGTCGGATCCGGAGTCGGGCTCGGACATGCCGATGGCCCAGCAGATCTCACCGGCCGCGATGCCCGGCAGGAACCGCTTCTTCTGCTCCTCGGTGCCGTACTTCAGCAGCGACGGTGCGGCCTGACGGTCGGCGACCCACTGGGCGGCGACCGGAGCGCCCACCGCGAGCAACTCCTCGGTGACGACGAAGCGCTCCATGAAGGTCCGTCCGTGTCCGCCGTACTCGACGGGGATCGTCATACCCACCCAGCCGCGAGCGGCGAGCGCACGCGTGAAATCGGGGTTCCATCGCGTCAGCCAGGTGTCGATGCCCGGCGTGAACACGCCCGCGTCGATCTGTTCCTTCAGGAACGCCCGTACCTCGGCACGGAGTTCCGTCAGTGCCGGGTCGGGGGTGCCCGCCCTCGGCACGAGTCGTGCACTCATCGTGAATCTCCTTCTCCACCGGTGATGGTGGGACACAGCAGCGCCAGCGACAGGTCCGCGTAGCGTTCGGCGATCTCGTCCGGGCCGTCCGGGCCCGCGGGGTCGTACCAGTTGGCGATCGCCGAGACCATCGCCAGGATCGACCGGCGGCAGTCGTCGGGATACCTCGTGGTGAAGACACCCTGTGCGACACCGCGATCGATGATGTCGCGGATCCGTCTCCGACCGGCGCGCCGGCGTTCCTCGTACAGTCGCGCACCCTCGGGTTCGAGGTTGCGCACTTCCGTCGCGATCATGCGGCCCTGCTCGGGGAACTGCGTGCGGAAGATGACGTTCCCCCTGACGAACGCGCGGATCTGCTCGACGGGATCGTCGCCGGCGCGGGCGAGTTCGGCGTCGCAGACCGCGTCGTAGGTGTCGACACCGTCGAGCAGGATCGCCAGCAGCAGATCCTGTTTGTTCTTGTAGTGGTAGTACAGCGCGGACAGGCTCACGCCGGCTTCCTGCGCGATCGTCCGGATCGACGACGAGCCGTATCCGTTGCGCACGAATTCCTTCCGGCCCGCCTCGATGAAGACGCGCTGTTTCGGCGACAGCACTCTCACGACAACGCTCCCGTGTCGGCGTACTGCGCGATCAGCTCGCCGAGCCTGCCCTTGACCATCTTGCCCGTCGGCGTGCGCGGCAGTTCGTCGACGAACCGCACGTGTCGGGGGCACTTGAAACGCGAGAGGCGTTCCCGGCAGAACCCGATGATCTCGTCCTCGAGCTCGTCCGATCCCTCTGCGTCGGGGACGAGCTGCACGAACGCTTCGACACGTTCACCGCGGTCCGCGTCCGGCACACCGACCACCGCGACGTCCGCGATCGACGGGTGCAGCGCGAGGACGTTCTCGATCTCCTGCGGGTAGATGTTCACCCCACCCGAGATGATCGTGAACTTGTCGCGCCCGGTGAGGAACAGGTAGTCGTCCTCGTCGAGATATCCGATGTCGCCGGTGGTGTACCAGTTCTCCTCGAAGGGGTGCCTGGTCGACGCCGTCTTCTCCGGGTCCTTGTGGTACTCGAACGAGAAGTCGTCCCGTTCGAAGTAGACGGTGCCGATCTCTCCCGTGGGCAGCCGGTTGCCGTTCTCGTCGCAGATGCGCGCCAGACCGAGTGTGCCCGGGCCACCGGTCTTCCCGACCGTGCCCGGCTTGCTCAGCCATTCCTGCGGGGTGACGAGGGTGTTGCCGATGGCTTCGGTCGCGGAGTAGTACTCGTAGACGATCTCGCCCCACCACCGCATGAGTTCCTGCTTGACCTCGACCGGGCACGGCGCCGCCGAGTGCAACGCGCACCGCATCGACGACAGGTCGTAGCGCTCGCGGACCTCGCGGGGCAGCTTCAACAGGCGCACGAAATGCGTGGGCACCCACTGGCTGTGGGTCACTCGGTACTTCTCGATGCACGCGAGGCTGAGCTCGGGATCGAACCGGTCCATGAGCACCACGGTGCCCCCGAGCGCCTGCGTCGACACGCCGTACCGCAAGGGAGCGGCATGGTAGATCGGTGCCGGCGACAGGTAGACGGTGTTCTCGTCGAAACCGAAGCGGCGCACCTGCTTCAGCAGCGGAGGACCGGGCTCGTCACCGACCTGCGCACCGGTGAGCGCGGGCTTGATGCCTTTGGGGCGCCCGGTGGTGCCGGAGGAGTACAGCATGTCGCTGCCACGGGGCTGGTCCGCCATGTGAGTGACGGGAAGACCGGCCACCTCCTCCTCGTACACGAGATGCCCGGGCACCCGCCCGCCGAAGGCGACACGATGCGTCACCTTCGGGGTGAGCGGCGCGATCGCCTCGGCGAGCTCGGCGAGAGGCGCCGAGACGACGAGCACCTTCGCGTCGCAGTCGTCGACGATGTAGGCGGCCTCGCCCGGAGCGAGGTGCGTGTTGACGAAGGTGATGTACACGCCCGACCTCACTGCACCCCAGTACAGTTCGAATGCCGTGGCGTCGTTGACGGTGACGACCGCGATGTGGTCCCCCCTGCCGACGTCGTGTGCGCGCAGCCAGTGCGCGAACCGGACGGACGCGTCCTCGAGTTCCCGATAGGTGAGCGTCCGGCCGGTCGCGGCCTCGTGCACGGCGGGCCGGTCCGGGGCGACCGCGGCGTAACGGCCCGGGTACATGCCTACAGCCCCAGGTCCTTGGAGATGATCGTCTTCATGACCTCGCTGGTGCCGCCGTAGATCCGGGTCACGCGGGTGTCGGCGTACAACCGGGCGATCGGGTACTCGGTGATGTAACCGTATCCGCCGTGCAACTGCAGGCACTTGTCGATGACACGACCGGAGACCTCGGTGCAGAACAGCTTCGCGCGGGCCGCGTCGGCGACCGTCAGTTCCTTGCGATCGAGCAGTTCGAGGCAGTGGTCGACGTAGACACGCGCGGCCTGGGTCTCGGCCGAGCACTCGGCGAGCACGAACTTGGTGTTCTGGAACGAGGCGACCGGCTTGCCGAACACCTTGCGTTCCTTGGTGTATGCGATCGCGTGCGCGATGGCGGCCTCGGCGAAGCCGACCTGGTTCAAAGCGATGCTCAGACGCTCCTGCGGCAGGTTGTGGGTGAGGTACCCGAAGCCCGCACCCTCCTCGCCGAGGAGGTTCTCGACCGGCACCTTGACGTCGGTGTACGACAGCTCGGCGGTGTCCTGCTGGTGCAGACCGATCTTGTCGAGCTTACGGCCCACCGCGAAGCCCTCACTGTCGGTGGGCACCGCGATGATCGACAGTCCGCCGCGGCGGTTCTCGGGATCGAACGGGCTGGTGCGGCAGACCGTCAGGATGAGGTCGGCGGTGACGCCGCCGGTGATGAAGGTCTTCGCGCCGTTGATGATGTAGTGCTTGCCGTCCTCGGACAGCTTCGCCGAGGTCGCGATGTTGGCGAGGTCGGAGCCGGTGCCGGGCTCGGTCATCGCGATCGCGGTCATGATCGAGCCGTCGGCGAAGCCGGGCAGCCAGCGCTGCTTCTGCTCCTCGGTCGCGTATTCGAGCAGGTAGGGCAGGATCAGGCAGGCGTGCACGGTGTAGGAGCCGAACGAGACTCCGGCGCGCGCAACCTCTTCGAAGACGATCGTGTTGAACTTGAAGCTGGACTCGCCGCCTCCGCCGAACTCCTCGGGCACCTGGATGCCCAGGATGCCGAGTTCGCCCAGCCGACGGAAGAACTCACGGGGCGGGCGGCCCATCTCGTCCCATTCCTCGCGATGCGGCGCGACCTCACGTTCGATGAAGTCGCGCACCATCTTCCGGAACTGCTCGTGTTCTTCGGTGAAGATCGTCCGCTGCATGGCTTGTCCTCTGGGGTGTGGGGGAAGGAGAGGGAAGGTCAGTTGCCGGTGAAGTTGCCGGTGCGTCGTTCGAGGAACGCCGAGAGGGCTTCGCGGTGGTCCTCGCTGTGGTGCGAGAGCGCCTGGAGGGAGGCCGACAGTTCGAGGAGCGTGTCGAGATCGACGCGCTGGCCCTCGCGCAGCAGCTTCTTCGTCATACGCAGTGCGTTCGGGGGGTTGACGGCGACGCGGGCGGCGAGCGCGTTCGCGGCGTCGAGGAGCTGCTCGGGTTCGACGACCTGCGAGACCATGCCCCAGTCGAGGGCCGTCGCGGCGTCGACGCGGTCGCCGGTGAAGGCCATCTCGGCGGCGCGCGCCGCACCGACCGCGCGGGGCAGCAGCCAGGCGCCGCCGTCGCCGGGGATGATGCCGAGCTTGACGAAGCTCTCCGCGAAGAACGCCTTCGTCGAGGCGATCCGCATGTCGCACATCATCGCGAGGTCGCAGCCGGCGCCCACTGCGGGGCCGTTGACGGCGGCGATGATCGGGACCTCGCAGTGGTAGATGGCGCGGGGCAGGCGCTGGATGCCACGGCGGTAGCCCTCGCGCAGGGCGTGGGGTGCGCCGCCGAACATGCCGCGGCGCTCGTCCATGTCCTTGACGTTGCCACCGGCGGAGAAGGCGGATCCGGCGCCGGTGAGGATGACGACGCGGGTGTCGATGTCGCGGTTGGCCTCCTCGACGAGCTCGACGAGGCGGTCGACGACGTCGTCACCCGAGATCGGGTTGCGCGCCTCCGGAAGGTTGATCGTCCAGGTCACGACGTTTCCGTCGCGCGTGCTCAGTACGACGTCCTGCGAAGTTGCCATTGAGGTCGCGGTCCTTCCGGTAGCCAGTGTGGCTCGCACCATAATTTGGTCGAACGATCGTTCAAATTACGGGGCGGGTCGGATCCTGTAAAGACCGAACGGCCTCCTGCCTCAGTCGGGCAGGCTCACGTTCGATTCGGCGATTCTTATGGCTACTTCCTCGGGGAAGATGTTCCGGAAGACGAAGGGATCGCGGCCGAGCACCCAGCCCGGCGCCAGCGCGGTCGCGTAGCGCTCGAAATATCCGAGCTGCTTCCCGAACAACACGAGCTCCTCGGGGGTCGACGTGTTCCACTTGCGTCCGAGCGAGACGAGCGCGCCGATCAGCTCGCTGAGCCGCAACTCCCCCACGTCCTGACCGAGCAGCGGACCGAAGATCTCGGCGACCTGCCGGCCCACCGCCGCGTCGTCGAGGTCGAGGTCGGCGGCGACACCGAGTGCCCGCACGCTCTGCGCGACCGCCGTGAAGTCCCCGTCGAGCAGGGCGGCGCGGAACAGTGCCCGCAGCAGCGCGCGCCACTTCTCGGGCAGTTCGCCGACGATGCCGAAGTCGAGCAGCGCGACACGTCCGTCGTCGAGCAGCCAGAGATTGCCCGCGTGCACGTCGCCGTGGAACGGACCGTGGCAGAGCACCGCCTCCATCCACACCTTCACACCGCGGCGCACGAGCAGGGAGGTGTCGAGATCGTCCTGGCCCGGCACCACCCGGTCGACGGGCTTGCCCTGCAGGCGCTCCATGCAGATCACCCGCGGACCGCACCACTGCCAGTACACCTCGGGCACCGTGACGAAGGTGTTGTCGCCGAAGGCGGAGATGTTGCGGCGGAAGCGATCCTGACGATCCGCTTCGACCGCCGCGTTGAGCTCGGTCATCGTCGCGTTGTAGAGATCGCGGATGATCCCCGGAGTGTTCGCGATGCGGAAGAACTCGAAGAGCTGCAGCAGCTTCGCGCCCATGTAGGCGGCGCGCAGATCCACGAGCATGCGGTGGGCGATCCCCGGTCGCTGTACCTTCACCACGGCCCGGCGGCCGTCGCGCAGCACGCACCCGTGCACCTGGGCGACGGACGCCGCGGCGAGCGGCACGTCGTCGAACGACTCGAACATCTCGTCGATGCGGTGTCCGAGATCCTCCTCGATCACCGCGCGGGCCTGCTCGGAGGGGAAGGTCGGCACGTCGTCGAGCATGCGTAGGCACGCGTCGGCGAGGGCCGCGGGGAACAGTCCGGGTGACGACGCGATGAGCTGGCCCAGCTTCACGAAGGTCGGTCCGAGATGTTCGAAGGCGTCGACGGTGCCGTGCGCGGCCGCTTCGACGACGCTGTGCTGCCGGGGCCGGACGGTCCACCGCAGCACCGCCCACACCACGAAGGCGATCAGGACGGCGGCGACGACCACGGCCCGTCCGAGCTCGGCCGGGCCGAACCGGTCGAGCGGAGGCCGCTCGACGTCCAGGACACCGGGTGGAAGACCTTCGGCGAAGGGGCCGACGGGCCCGTTGCGCTCGGGCCTGCTGTGGCCCTGCGCTCCGGATACGCCTTCGCGCAGCGTGTACTCGTGCACGACCTGTCCCCACTCCGTCCACCACGCGCTCACCTCGGCGCGACTTCGTGCACGGTACCTGCAACCGGCGCCCCGATCGAGACCCGGCGATCATCTGTCTTCTGTCGGTGCCCCCGACTACTCTCTGACGGGTAGCGGATTCGGGTCCGACCAGCCGGGGGTATCGCGCTCATGACCGAACAACTGCTCGAAGAATCTGCCGGTTCGACATCGACGTCGACCGATTTCATGGAACTCGCCGAGCCGTTCCGACGCGAACTGCTCGCACACTGTTACCGCATGAGCGGGTCGCTGCACGATGCGGAAGACCTGGTCCAGGAGACCTATCTGCGCGCCTGGCGCGGTTACGAGAACTTCGGGGGCCGCTCCTCACTGCGCACGTGGCTGCACCGTATCGCCACCAACGTGTGCCTCACGGCGCTCGAAGGTCGTAGCCGCCGGCCGTTGCCCACCGGGCTCGGCGCGCCCAGTTCCGATCCCACCGACGATCTGGTCACCCGCCCTGAGGTGCCGTGGCTCGAGCCGTTCCCCGTGGGGTATGCCACCGACGATCCGTCGGATCCCGCCACCATCGCGGCATCCCGCGATTCCGTCCGCCTCGCGTTCGTCGCTGCTCTGCAACACCTGTCCGCACGCCAGCGCGCGGTCCTGCTGCTCCGCGAGGTCCTGCAGTGGCGCGCCACCGAGGTCGCGGCCGCGCTCGACACGTCGACGGCGGCGGTCAACAGTCTTCTGCAGCGGGCACGTGCGCAGTTGAAGGACGCCCAGGTCCGCGACGACGACCTCGCCGAACCCGACAGCGCCGAGACCAAGGCGTTGCTGCAGCGCTGGGTCGACGGCTTCGAGAAGTACGACATCGATTCGCTCGTCGAGATGCTCACCCAGGACGCCGTCTGGGAGATGCCGCCCTTCGAGGGCTGGTACCAGGGCCCCGACGCGATCGTCTCCCTCATCAAGCACAAGTGCCCCGCGAAGGGCCCCGGCGACCAGGTACTGCTTCCCACCGTGGCCAACGGCCAGCCGGCATTCGGGCTGTACATGCGCGGGGAGGACGGCCGCCACCACCCTTTCCAACTGCAGGTGCTCGACATCGTCGACGGTAGGGTCACGCACGCCACCGTCTTCTTCTCCGACGACACCACGGCCTTGTTCGCCCGGTTCGGGCTGCCGGAGGACCCGGCAGCCCGCTGAACAACACGGTAGGGCCTACGCGGTGGTGTTCTCCTCGGCGTCCTCCGGTGCCCACGCCTGCGACGCGGCAGCCATATCCATCCACATGACCTCCCAGACGTGGCCGTCGAGGTCGCGGAAGGCCCGTTGATGGGCGAAGTCCCCCATCTCCTCCTGCGCCTTCTGCGCGCCGGCCGTCACCCACTCGCTGCCACCGGCCGCGAGCGCGCCGTCGACGATCGCGTCGACACCCTCCCGGCTGTCGGCCGACACACACATCAGCGCCTCGCGGGCCTTCGTGGTGTCGCAGATGTCGTCGTTGATGAAGTCGCGGAATCGCGGCTTCTCGAGCAACATCACGTAGGTCTGCTCGTTGATCTCCAGGCACGCGGTGTTCTCGTCGCAGAACATCTCGTTGAAGGTGAATCCGAGCTTGTCGAAGAATGCACGGGAGGCGGCGACGTTCTCGACGGCGAGGTTGACGAACAGCATGCGCGACATGGTTTCTCCTGTGTTCGGCTCGTCCTGTGCGGGACGCGGTCCGGATGTCACGGATACAGACCGGCCGCCCCGCGAGAACTCATCGCGCACCCGGAGATTTCTCGGAGCGATGTGGTCGTCACTGCTTGCCGAGCATCCAGACCGGGCCCGTGATCAGCCAGATCACCGTGATCGTGGCGAGGGTGGGGAAGATTCCGTACAGCGCCGAGGCCTGTTCGCCGTTCGCGACGGTCGACCCGAGTCCGAGTACGGCGGCCGCGCTGATCCCGGCCGCGAGCAGCCATCGCCCGAAGTCCGCACATTCCTTGCGGAAGGCCTCCGGACCTTCATTCGGAGCGGGTTCCGGTTTCGCACCACCCGCGAAGTGGTAGGCGAACCGCCGGTCGGCCCACCGGACGACGCTCGGGCCGAAGGCGACACTCACACCGAGATAGATGCCGGCCACACGGTGGACCCAGCCGACCTCCGCGCCGTTGTGCAGATCCACGGCGACGGCCGCGAGCAGGACGACGTCGATCAGCGGGATCAGGGCGAGCAGCACCGCACCCGTCCTGCCGAGCCGGAGCAGATACCGGAACACGAGTCCGGCCGCGAGCACGACCCAGAACGCGATCTCGCATCCGACGATGAAAGCGGCGATGTGGCTGAACATGACCTCAGAATCGCGCGCACATCCCCACGCGCGCGTCGCCCGATGGGCGGCAGATGCCTCATCACTTCGGGTGACCCCGACCCTGATCCTCCCCCGGTTGTGGTCGAATCGTTGCTGTGGACAACCGTGAATCCGAGATTCGAGTGGGATTCGTGAACCCGCGGTACAACTCCCTGCTCGTCGCCCTCGCGTACTTCGCGGGTGGCGCACTGTTGTACGCCCTGGATCTCGGTGTGCTCGTCGAGGACCGGCCGCCGCAGCCGCTGTGGGTGTGGCTGGTTCTGCTCGCGTGCGTGTGTGCACCGATGACGATGCGTCGCACGCGACCGCTTCTCGCACTCCTGGTGGGCACGGTTCCGGTACTGGTCGACCTCGTCGTCGGTCCTTCGCTGCCGGTCTGGATCGCATACGGCGACCTGCTGTATGCCGCAGCGCTCTTCGGCTCGGCGCGCACCAGCCGCTTCCTCGAACGCGCCCCGGTGGTCCCGATCGTCGTCGGCGCCGTCGCGCTCGGTGTGTACTTCGGAGAACTGCGCATCGCCGTATGGGCCGTGTCGATCGCCGCGCTCGTGATCGTCGTCCCGATCTGGTGGGCCCGATCCGTCCGCACACATCGGGACGCCGCCGAGATCGAACGGGCACGCGCCGAGGCCCTCTCGCGGGTCGCGGAACTGGACCGTCGCGCCGCCATCACCACCGAGCGGCAGCGTCTGGCCCGCGACCTGCACGACGTGGTGGCCGGGCACCTGTCGTCGATCGCGATCCAGAGCGAGGCCGCGCTCCGCCTCCGCGACTCCGATCCCGACAGAGCGCTGACCGTGCTCGAGTCCGTGCGCTCCGGCAGCGTGGCCGCCCTGCAGGAGATGCAGTCGATGGTGCGCCTGTTGCGCAGCGACGACACCGACGACGAGATCACCACGGCGGGTCGTCTCGCCGACCTCGAACCGCTCACCGCCTCCGCACGTGCCGCCGGCACCTCCGTCCGGATCGACGGTCGTCCACCCGCAGACCTCGACGCGGAGGTCGATCTCACGGCCTACCGCATCGTCCAGGAGACCCTGACGAACGCGGTCAAGCATGCACCCGGACGGCCGGTGACCCTTCGTTTCGACGACACCGACGGCCGCCTCGGGATCGAGGTGGTGAACCCGATCGGCGACTCGGAGCCCGCAGACCCGTCACCGGTCCGCGGCGTCGGGAACGGCCTGCGCAACATCGCCGAACGCGCCGCCGCGGTGGGTGGGCACGCCCGCTCGGGTCGCGACGGGAACGAATGGAGGACATACGTGCAACTGCCGCTCGCGAGGAGGAGCACGACGTGACGATCAGGGTGTTGCTCGCCGACGATCACAGCGCCATCCGCGCGGGCCTGCGGCTCCTGCTCGATACGAGCGAGGACATCGAGGTGGTGGGCGAAGCCGCCGACGGCGCGGTCGCGGTGTCGCAGGCGCGCGCGCTCGACCCGGATGTCGTCCTCATGGACATCCGCATGCCACATGTCGACGGGATCGCCGCGACCCGCACCATCACCGAGGAGACGAGCGCTCGGGTGCTGGTGCTGACGAGTTTCGAGATCGACGAGTACGTCTTCGAAAGTCTTCGTGCCGGGGCGGCCGGATATCTCCTCAAGACCGCCTCGGCGGATGCCATGCTCGACGCGATCAGGGCGGTGCACTCCGGGGAGTCCGTGCTCTCACCGCAGGTCACCCGAACCGTCATCGACGCGTTCGTCTCGAAACCCGCTCGGCGGGAAGGTGTTCCGGACGGGCCGGATTACGATGCCCTCACCGCACGCGAACAGGAGGTCTTCGCGTGTCTGGGCGAGGGACTGTCCAACCGCCAGATCGCCACCCGTCTCGGCATCGGTGAGAACACGGCGAAGACGCACGTCGCCCGGGTGCTCC
This window contains:
- a CDS encoding acyl-CoA dehydrogenase family protein, which gives rise to MQRTIFTEEHEQFRKMVRDFIEREVAPHREEWDEMGRPPREFFRRLGELGILGIQVPEEFGGGGESSFKFNTIVFEEVARAGVSFGSYTVHACLILPYLLEYATEEQKQRWLPGFADGSIMTAIAMTEPGTGSDLANIATSAKLSEDGKHYIINGAKTFITGGVTADLILTVCRTSPFDPENRRGGLSIIAVPTDSEGFAVGRKLDKIGLHQQDTAELSYTDVKVPVENLLGEEGAGFGYLTHNLPQERLSIALNQVGFAEAAIAHAIAYTKERKVFGKPVASFQNTKFVLAECSAETQAARVYVDHCLELLDRKELTVADAARAKLFCTEVSGRVIDKCLQLHGGYGYITEYPIARLYADTRVTRIYGGTSEVMKTIISKDLGL
- a CDS encoding sigma-70 family RNA polymerase sigma factor → MTEQLLEESAGSTSTSTDFMELAEPFRRELLAHCYRMSGSLHDAEDLVQETYLRAWRGYENFGGRSSLRTWLHRIATNVCLTALEGRSRRPLPTGLGAPSSDPTDDLVTRPEVPWLEPFPVGYATDDPSDPATIAASRDSVRLAFVAALQHLSARQRAVLLLREVLQWRATEVAAALDTSTAAVNSLLQRARAQLKDAQVRDDDLAEPDSAETKALLQRWVDGFEKYDIDSLVEMLTQDAVWEMPPFEGWYQGPDAIVSLIKHKCPAKGPGDQVLLPTVANGQPAFGLYMRGEDGRHHPFQLQVLDIVDGRVTHATVFFSDDTTALFARFGLPEDPAAR
- a CDS encoding acyl-CoA synthetase, yielding MYPGRYAAVAPDRPAVHEAATGRTLTYRELEDASVRFAHWLRAHDVGRGDHIAVVTVNDATAFELYWGAVRSGVYITFVNTHLAPGEAAYIVDDCDAKVLVVSAPLAELAEAIAPLTPKVTHRVAFGGRVPGHLVYEEEVAGLPVTHMADQPRGSDMLYSSGTTGRPKGIKPALTGAQVGDEPGPPLLKQVRRFGFDENTVYLSPAPIYHAAPLRYGVSTQALGGTVVLMDRFDPELSLACIEKYRVTHSQWVPTHFVRLLKLPREVRERYDLSSMRCALHSAAPCPVEVKQELMRWWGEIVYEYYSATEAIGNTLVTPQEWLSKPGTVGKTGGPGTLGLARICDENGNRLPTGEIGTVYFERDDFSFEYHKDPEKTASTRHPFEENWYTTGDIGYLDEDDYLFLTGRDKFTIISGGVNIYPQEIENVLALHPSIADVAVVGVPDADRGERVEAFVQLVPDAEGSDELEDEIIGFCRERLSRFKCPRHVRFVDELPRTPTGKMVKGRLGELIAQYADTGALS
- a CDS encoding ABC1 kinase family protein produces the protein MREGVSGAQGHSRPERNGPVGPFAEGLPPGVLDVERPPLDRFGPAELGRAVVVAAVLIAFVVWAVLRWTVRPRQHSVVEAAAHGTVDAFEHLGPTFVKLGQLIASSPGLFPAALADACLRMLDDVPTFPSEQARAVIEEDLGHRIDEMFESFDDVPLAAASVAQVHGCVLRDGRRAVVKVQRPGIAHRMLVDLRAAYMGAKLLQLFEFFRIANTPGIIRDLYNATMTELNAAVEADRQDRFRRNISAFGDNTFVTVPEVYWQWCGPRVICMERLQGKPVDRVVPGQDDLDTSLLVRRGVKVWMEAVLCHGPFHGDVHAGNLWLLDDGRVALLDFGIVGELPEKWRALLRALFRAALLDGDFTAVAQSVRALGVAADLDLDDAAVGRQVAEIFGPLLGQDVGELRLSELIGALVSLGRKWNTSTPEELVLFGKQLGYFERYATALAPGWVLGRDPFVFRNIFPEEVAIRIAESNVSLPD
- a CDS encoding crotonase/enoyl-CoA hydratase family protein; the protein is MATSQDVVLSTRDGNVVTWTINLPEARNPISGDDVVDRLVELVEEANRDIDTRVVILTGAGSAFSAGGNVKDMDERRGMFGGAPHALREGYRRGIQRLPRAIYHCEVPIIAAVNGPAVGAGCDLAMMCDMRIASTKAFFAESFVKLGIIPGDGGAWLLPRAVGAARAAEMAFTGDRVDAATALDWGMVSQVVEPEQLLDAANALAARVAVNPPNALRMTKKLLREGQRVDLDTLLELSASLQALSHHSEDHREALSAFLERRTGNFTGN